The region CTTCAAAGGGAGGTAAAAAGGAGCCCACTTTAGTCATAATCGATACAAACTCCATACTCTCTGGGAGGGGTGGTATGCCCGTTCCCACCAAatctcatcatcatcatcattcggCCACCAGCTCCAGTTCCTTTTCGGTAATGCCGATGGGTATGCCGACGCAGGCCATGTACCCCAATATGAGGGCAACTATCACCCCGGTACCGATGACCCCAAAGCCTGTGCAGTGCAGCCCGAAGCCCAGCTGTACGTCCGCCACAGCGACGCCGATTCCACAAATATTGCCCACGCTGACCGACGACATGTTCGTCGTCGAAGCGCCGTCCTTCATCGTACCTTACGTGTACGAGAAACCTCCGCTCAGACCTCTCAAAGATTTCGTTACGAAGCTGGAAAAAAGCATCGAGGAAAGAGACAAAGCGGACAGACTCAGGAAACTCGAAGaggacgagaagaagaaggatgaAAACAAAGACGTCGAGTTGGAAGAGGACAAGAGAGATGAGGTTAAAAATGCAACTAGTGATAACGAAGACGAACTTCTAAAGTGCAAAAGAGACGGTACCGCCAGCAGCACTGCCGGGGACGAGCCCGCCGATGCTTCGGAAAAGAGACCTATAACGATAGACGATAAACCCGAAGAAAAAGTGAACAAAGTACCGACCTATTTCGACTTACCGCTCGGTAAATTCTTCATGCAAATCGGAGTTAATCTCGTGCAGGAATTCGTGCAGACGGATTTACTGCGAACGCAGAAACGGAAACAGGGAAAAGGTAGCACCTCTACCGAAACGAAAATAGCTATAAATTCGCTGATAAAGAACCTAGAATTTAGTAAGGAAAACAACGAGCCATTCCACTTAGAAATGAAGAAGTGTGAGTTCTGTAGTTTCAAAACAGAATCCGCCCTTGTGATGCAACACCACCTGGAGACCCCCCACATGCGGAATTACGTTTACAAATGCAACTTCTGCCCCCTCGAAGTTCGCAGTCCCCACGATATCCTCTTCCACATGGAAGCCGAGCACAATACGAGAGGCAGACTGGAAAGAGGCCCTGCTTTTCACCAGTGTCCAAACTGCCCATTCGAAGATAACCAGAAGGGGAAATTGACAAGGCACATTCTTGcctgcaataaaaaatataggCCCGAACGTAACTTAGAACCTGCTTCCGACTGGGAACCTCCTGCCAAGATACCTCGGATGATTCGAGCCAGACCCGTCGGTGCAACAAATTCTAGTGCCCTCGCAATGGCGATGAGTGGCAAGGGCCAGCCTCCTCTTCTCCCCAAGCTTCTCCCGGCGCCGATCACCGGTCGTGGGAGGGGTCGTCCACCGATGCAGCCTCGTTACCCTGATATGAAGCTGAGGCCTGGCGGTGCTCCTATTAGACAAggtgttttttcatttttttcatatactcGAGAGGTATTTGCCATATCTCCTCGCTACCTTGTCGAGACGAGTCGACGACTGCTATTTCCaattgttcattcgttttcttatttctgtTTCAAGACAACGCCTCGAGTATGATGTATCGACCGACCTCCTCGGGACTTTTAGTACCGACATCCTATCAGTTTGGAAGTAATCAATTATTCCAGGTGAGTTACAAACGATTATTCGATGCGTAGAAAACGTAATTCGTCGCTGACTGGCAAATGGCACGCTGATTATACTATagacatattttatttttagtcaACGCACATTTGTTACATTAATTTTATAACGTTTGGAATAGTTGAAATGTAGCAATGTTGATTCAGCTGTGATTTAGTTGTTGAAATTAAGGTTAAATCATTGGAAGGTTGTTCGACTCAGGGAATTAGACGATTAAGCAATTAGAAAGAAACTGTTTAGGATGAAACATGGATGTAGTTCATGAGAATATTCGGGTGGTAACAGGTGATGGGTGGTTCTGGGACTGTCGCATCGTCTGTGGCGGCGATGGGCAGTGAAAGCAGCAGTTCCAGCCGGCCCACACCCACTGCCCTCGTACCCAACATAGCCAATCCTCAGTCTAGGTTGCTCTCATTACAGGTAAATAGTCACCCCAAACACACGTGGAGCTTTTATTAGATCTTCTTGTCtgaatatgtgtataatatataatcaggGTGTCCACTAATCATAGAACTTCGAGTGACCCGATTCAAGGTATTTGACAGATCGGTCATTTTCGCTCCACTCAAAATACTAATCTAATTCATTAACAAAGGTTTGCCGAATGCGTATTTGCGCCAGTAATCACTGGCACCGATAACTCTAGTATCGTTGAAGTCGTGCTAACACTTTGTGGTTGGGTTAACGCTGCTAACATCTACCCCATTGGCCACGTATTTCCAAGTTGTGAAAGCACAGATTCGGTTTACTCGGCTCACAGAAATTGGAATTGACCTGCTACTgatctttgttgcagaacacATCTAGTAGTTCAAAGAATCCAGCAGCGAAACTGTTGAGTCAGCCAAGTATATCGATAACGCCGTTGCCTCGTTCGACGTCCCAAACGCCGAATCTTGGTTCGGGGTCCTCCTCAAAATCTAGTGGGAAGAACACCTTCGTCATATGCGAAATTTGTGACGGTTACATCAAGGTGAGTCCACGAATGGTGTGAGATCTGTTTGATCCCTCGATTAACCTTGCGATTGTCCTATATTATTTCCAGGACTTGGAACAGCTGAGAAACCACATGCAGTGGATCCACAAGGTGAAAATACATCCAAAAATGATCTACAACAGACCGCCTTTAAATTGTCAAAAGTGTCAATTTCGGTTTTTCACAGATCAGGTGAGGCCAATCTCCAGTTCTGATTAACCTCAAAATCTTCCTCATCGACTAATCATTCACCTATCTCTTTTTCCATGACATTTCAGGGTTTGGAAAGACATTTACTCGGGTCACATGGGCTCGTTACATCCAGCATGCAGGAGGCAGCCAACAAGGGAAAAGATGCCGGACGTTGTCCGGCTTGTGGCAGGGTACGTAGCGACAATCGAATGAACTTAATCGTTGCAGGGGTTGCGGTAAATATTCCAGGTCGATAACTTCTTTCTGCTTTTAGGTGTATCAATGGAAACTTCTGAATCACGTCGCTCGCGATCACGGTATGACCTTGAAGCCCGCCCACCTGTCTTACAAATGTACGGTGTGTACAGCGACCTTCGGAATGTACAAGCAGTTCGAGAATCACGTATACTCCGCGCACAGCGTGGTCGCAAAGCGCGTTATGGACAAAAAGAACACACCGTCATCTCCGTCGTCCAGGTCGACCGACTCCCTCCTGAAGCCTCTCAAGATAAACGACGAGATTACGATTATTCCACAACCTGCGAAACCTACAACCAGGTCAGGCGGTGCTCAGTCCAGaggaaaataacaataatcagtgGAGTGATACATGCATCTCATTCGATTGGAttcaacaaaaacaaatatacaaaaacaaacaaaaaacacaaatgcAAGTTGTACCGCTCTGAAGTTTGTCGTCGCAGTACAACACGACAGAGGACGACGAGGTGATCGTGCGTATTTAATGCGTTTGTAAAATAATGCTTTTCAACACAAATACACCGGATAAATGACACCTCGAACCTCCGATGATAACGAGAACAAAaacaagatgaaataaaaaatgcaagaaaaaaaaaaaacaaacaaacagacAACAGCAAaatagaggaaagaaaattttctcacgataaataagtaaatgaataaataaataaataataataataaataacagataatgaataatgaataatgaataatgaatagtTGACTGCGTAAATAATATtccaacaataataattataccgatatatttatttaagaatttttattgttgttatcggACATACATAAAATAGActgtaaaaaagagagaaagaaagaaagataaaagaaaaaaatgaaaaaaaaagaaagaaagaaaatattaaaaggGTGGCCTTCACTGTAATTCCTTGGTTAATCCCGGAGACGTGTATTCCCGATTTGCGCATCTACTATTATAATGTACTGAATTAATAAACGCGGAGACGCACGAAACCAattaaaatcagaaaattacaCTAGAGTAAAATAACGACAACGCGGGTAAGAAAGTTTCTTCGATGAACCGAAagagaaagggggaaaaaatcgaacgaaagaaagaaagaagtgaCGAACGATTCTTAGGTAGGATcgaagaggaaggaaaagaaaatatatatttaaaagaagaagaaagaaacagagagaaaaaaatatatactcaGTAATGATAACCAGTTTTTTGTTCTGCGAAATTGGTtaaatttacgaaaaataGTTATCTTAGGATTAAAAATAGtcgtccccccccccgaaccccCGAAAAAAACTCCGTCGTATCCGTAACATTGATGTACAGTATCGttgttttttaataatatcaaGAAAATTATTGTCGCACTAATTGTGTATTTCTACGATACGACAATGTGTAACTATAATTATACGGCGTAGGAAAAGTGTCTGCGGAGTTTAGAGAATGTCTAGTTTCTTACCAGCAATTGCAATATTTTATTGTCCTACGTCGACTCTGGGTAgcgttgattaattttctttttttcttatcaattaatcaattaatcgatcgatcaattactccgcttatatttttctaactctaaacaaaaaaaatgatgatggACTAAGAAAATTATCTTACCTTGTTGTTTTATTCCGCATCGCGCGCCTAATTAAAAACCATACACCCGTCGATATTGCTACAGGACGCAATAAACgattaagaaaaaaaccataaaaaattcatcgaaagaATACGAAAAGTGCggtaaatcattcaatcattcgatgttttgtttccgtttcttctttttcatttttcatttttctatcttccACGTTATTCTCAAGGGTTTCGAAAACTTAACGGGCGCTGTAAAATTGTACCTATAATTAATTCTAAGTCGGACTATAGTCGGCCCCCCGCCCCCCACagtgacgagaaaaaatttgaaaaaaaaaaaataatcaataaatgTAAGCAAACGagtgtatgaagaaaaaagaaagaacagaaaaaaaaaaaaaaaactgaacgaaacggacaaaacaaaaatatttaagaaaataaaaaccaaaagaaatatacatgtatacagcaaaaacgaaaagataaataaataaataaataaacagaaaacaaaaaaatcattaagGATGTACATTAACGTAgggaattattaatataaatgaagaaaaaaaaaaaacaagatataTCAATAAAAATAGGATGGCACGTGCTGGAGTGTatacaattctttttttctcaattttttcttctcttcttcctgttttcttttttcatcattctattcttttctttttttcttttccgtttctcaCCGTTCGACGGTTAAAcgatgaggggaaaaaaaggaaacaaaacggaagaaaaaaaaactaaacagaATTAAGCAAAAACGACAAGCGTTAGAAAATCATTTTAGCGCACGAATATCTGTaattgaataaacaaaaaaaaaaatctatgatcataatacgaatatatatatatatatatttatacatatgtaactaaatatatatattatgtatgtatatacataatcatttatgtatgtgtatacatatgaatatctatataattgaattaataGCCGGTAGTAGGAATGTGCGGTGTGTGCATGAAGGAAATTCGGATGAagtaaacaaaaattgaaaataaaataaaataaaattcttttcctcttgtacGTACAAAACTCTTATTTATAAGAttgaatagaaatatatatatatatatatacacacgtgtacatatatacgtatgtatttttatgtacgtatgtaagtatatggtatatatataacaatatGTAGATAGACGttaaaaacagaagaaaaaaaagagtaacgGGTTTAATTTAATCATTAATTTTCGATTTGCCCCCGATAATTTTTCTACGTTATTGATATATAGTGATGATAATTTTagaacaaaaatgagaaaacgataaaaaaaaaaaataaaaaaaaaaacaacaaaagcaacaagaaaaacgacaaaaaaaaacaacacaattttaacaaacgaacgaataaatgaataattgaataaagccaatgaaaaaagaaaagaaataacacAACA is a window of Athalia rosae chromosome 8, iyAthRosa1.1, whole genome shotgun sequence DNA encoding:
- the LOC105686656 gene encoding uncharacterized protein LOC105686656 isoform X2; this translates as MEGALEESTVKDLPRDDADAKAVKDSIITNGLNGSCEPDVDDHDDSNSEMCQSLSKDVTDEEVLDEPEEEASEKSEHADDDVEPMETETEGELEPELGLEAESRKDNKPAEGAGNRETKVPTGKNKEVVTRTRTESNDDIDHSMDDIENIEDHISETDDISEVSESEDKCNRAKERPMEIDDVQSNASDVECLDESITEVYSDGEAVTRVEKSINLSNVSDSTNSVTRLSSDADSKHDGSLDTSDVKIAEENGSCGSPDIEEITESRSNGRNSPQVDRLSKDGVPKPKKVRKSLDISNITPRRSSRNIKRTSYIEKEVEEEVEDDGSDIEEIKLEDPLAGIDSKDKENSKIKSPVKNNNKTTIVVNDTKRLVEIAAGSKSSKGGKKEPTLVIIDTNSILSGRGGMPVPTKSHHHHHSATSSSSFSVMPMGMPTQAMYPNMRATITPVPMTPKPVQCSPKPSCTSATATPIPQILPTLTDDMFVVEAPSFIVPYVYEKPPLRPLKDFVTKLEKSIEERDKADRLRKLEEDEKKKDENKDVELEEDKRDEVKNATSDNEDELLKCKRDGTASSTAGDEPADASEKRPITIDDKPEEKVNKVPTYFDLPLGKFFMQIGVNLVQEFVQTDLLRTQKRKQGKGSTSTETKIAINSLIKNLEFSKENNEPFHLEMKKCEFCSFKTESALVMQHHLETPHMRNYVYKCNFCPLEVRSPHDILFHMEAEHNTRGRLERGPAFHQCPNCPFEDNQKGKLTRHILACNKKYRPERNLEPASDWEPPAKIPRMIRARPVGATNSSALAMAMSGKGQPPLLPKLLPAPITGRGRGRPPMQPRYPDMKLRPGGAPIRQDNASSMMYRPTSSGLLVPTSYQFGSNQLFQNTSSSSKNPAAKLLSQPSISITPLPRSTSQTPNLGSGSSSKSSGKNTFVICEICDGYIKDLEQLRNHMQWIHKVKIHPKMIYNRPPLNCQKCQFRFFTDQGLERHLLGSHGLVTSSMQEAANKGKDAGRCPACGRVYQWKLLNHVARDHGMTLKPAHLSYKCTVCTATFGMYKQFENHVYSAHSVVAKRVMDKKNTPSSPSSRSTDSLLKPLKINDEITIIPQPAKPTTRSGGAQSRGK
- the LOC105686656 gene encoding uncharacterized protein LOC105686656 isoform X1 — protein: MEGALEESTVKDLPRDDADAKAVKDSIITNGLNGSCEPDVDDHDDSNSEMCQSLSKDVTDEEVLDEPEEEASEKSEHADDDVEPMETETEGELEPELGLEAESRKDNKPAEGAGNRETKVPTGKNKEVVTRTRTESNDDIDHSMDDIENIEDHISETDDISEVSESEDKCNRAKERPMEIDDVQSNASDVECLDESITEVYSDGEAVTRVEKSINLSNVSDSTNSVTRLSSDADSKHDGSLDTSDVKIAEENGSCGSPDIEEITESRSNGRNSPQVDRLSKDGVPKPKKVRKSLDISNITPRRSSRNIKRTSYIEKEVEEEVEDDGSDIEEIKLEDPLAGIDSKDKENSKIKSPVKNNNKTTIVVNDTKRLVEIAAGSKSSKGGKKEPTLVIIDTNSILSGRGGMPVPTKSHHHHHSATSSSSFSVMPMGMPTQAMYPNMRATITPVPMTPKPVQCSPKPSCTSATATPIPQILPTLTDDMFVVEAPSFIVPYVYEKPPLRPLKDFVTKLEKSIEERDKADRLRKLEEDEKKKDENKDVELEEDKRDEVKNATSDNEDELLKCKRDGTASSTAGDEPADASEKRPITIDDKPEEKVNKVPTYFDLPLGKFFMQIGVNLVQEFVQTDLLRTQKRKQGKGSTSTETKIAINSLIKNLEFSKENNEPFHLEMKKCEFCSFKTESALVMQHHLETPHMRNYVYKCNFCPLEVRSPHDILFHMEAEHNTRGRLERGPAFHQCPNCPFEDNQKGKLTRHILACNKKYRPERNLEPASDWEPPAKIPRMIRARPVGATNSSALAMAMSGKGQPPLLPKLLPAPITGRGRGRPPMQPRYPDMKLRPGGAPIRQDNASSMMYRPTSSGLLVPTSYQFGSNQLFQVMGGSGTVASSVAAMGSESSSSSRPTPTALVPNIANPQSRLLSLQNTSSSSKNPAAKLLSQPSISITPLPRSTSQTPNLGSGSSSKSSGKNTFVICEICDGYIKDLEQLRNHMQWIHKVKIHPKMIYNRPPLNCQKCQFRFFTDQGLERHLLGSHGLVTSSMQEAANKGKDAGRCPACGRVYQWKLLNHVARDHGMTLKPAHLSYKCTVCTATFGMYKQFENHVYSAHSVVAKRVMDKKNTPSSPSSRSTDSLLKPLKINDEITIIPQPAKPTTRSGGAQSRGK